One window of the Leptospira ryugenii genome contains the following:
- a CDS encoding HAD family hydrolase, with amino-acid sequence MQLKLSSRHWVFDMDGTLTEAVHDFPAIKKELDLPLELDILTGLSLLDPDRRKEKEILLNQIELEIARKAKPQESAFELLLCLQERGDQLAILTRNSKENAILTLEAAGLLAFFPKPLILSRDEAKPKPDPEGLLHLRNLWSCPDQEMVMVGDYLYDLQAGKAAKATTIYLDPSGIFPFQEHATYCIRSLSEISLLEPLSM; translated from the coding sequence ATGCAATTGAAACTAAGCAGTCGACATTGGGTCTTTGATATGGATGGAACCTTGACGGAAGCCGTTCATGATTTTCCTGCCATAAAAAAGGAACTGGATCTCCCTTTAGAATTAGATATACTAACGGGACTTAGTTTGCTTGATCCAGATCGGCGAAAAGAAAAGGAAATCCTATTGAACCAAATTGAATTGGAAATTGCAAGGAAGGCAAAACCGCAAGAGAGTGCTTTTGAATTGCTTCTTTGCTTGCAAGAGAGAGGAGATCAATTAGCCATACTTACCAGAAATTCGAAAGAGAATGCCATTCTCACCTTGGAAGCAGCGGGCCTTCTTGCTTTTTTCCCTAAGCCATTGATCTTGAGTAGAGATGAGGCAAAGCCAAAGCCTGACCCAGAAGGCCTCCTCCACCTAAGAAATCTTTGGTCTTGTCCAGACCAAGAAATGGTGATGGTGGGTGATTATCTGTATGATTTACAAGCAGGGAAGGCAGCTAAGGCTACCACAATCTATCTTGACCCAAGTGGTATTTTCCCCTTCCAAGAACACGCTACCTATTGCATCCGTTCGCTCTCTGAAATATCTCTACTAGAACCCTTGTCGATGTAG
- a CDS encoding alpha/beta fold hydrolase: MDSLDLLVYFVLFLYFPGLYLFYYLKEISEYPSLHYQSNPWNDVWIPSLARLHRVYRPFFFAYNRHLMIFAYLWKERFSRRIAFQEEILQMKDGGTVGLSWYGLENAEAFPETPIVVVLHTITGDAEDLRLTVSRIRERLNATVVVCIRRGHGNLPLTKPSINTMGSTLDLQEQIKHIRNKFPKAPLLGLGISAGSGLLARYLGESGKKCAFSAAMAISPAYDIEKAFPRVHPTYSRLMALRLRQYFLKRHETILKDKYGFGILDSAKTIHEFQDNLYHIADHPDRNSYYRDHNPIHVIGEVDVPLLILNAEDDPVCVKENVEENLHWFDRLPKTILVKLKRGSHIAFLEGLSAKSWSDELICDYFERMLELFDERF, encoded by the coding sequence ATGGATAGTTTGGATCTCTTGGTCTACTTTGTTTTGTTTCTCTACTTTCCGGGTCTCTATCTCTTTTATTATTTGAAGGAGATTTCCGAATACCCTTCCTTACACTACCAATCCAATCCATGGAATGATGTATGGATTCCTTCTCTAGCTCGTTTGCATAGAGTCTATAGGCCCTTTTTCTTTGCATACAACCGGCATTTGATGATCTTTGCCTATCTTTGGAAGGAAAGATTTTCTAGGAGGATCGCCTTTCAAGAAGAGATCCTTCAAATGAAGGATGGAGGCACTGTGGGCCTTTCCTGGTATGGATTGGAAAATGCAGAGGCCTTTCCCGAGACTCCAATCGTTGTCGTTCTCCATACCATCACGGGTGATGCGGAAGATTTGCGGCTCACGGTCTCGAGGATACGAGAACGGCTAAATGCCACCGTCGTGGTTTGTATCAGAAGAGGTCATGGAAACCTTCCCCTTACCAAGCCATCGATCAATACAATGGGTTCGACTCTAGATTTGCAGGAACAGATCAAACACATCCGAAATAAATTCCCCAAGGCACCTCTCTTGGGCTTAGGCATCTCAGCTGGTTCGGGATTGCTTGCGAGGTATCTAGGAGAGTCGGGCAAGAAATGTGCCTTTTCGGCCGCAATGGCTATTTCACCTGCCTATGATATTGAAAAAGCATTTCCTCGCGTGCACCCAACCTATAGCCGTCTGATGGCCCTAAGACTACGCCAATATTTTTTGAAACGGCATGAAACTATCCTCAAAGACAAATATGGCTTTGGCATTTTGGATTCTGCGAAAACCATTCATGAATTTCAGGACAATTTGTACCATATTGCAGACCATCCGGACCGCAATTCTTATTACAGGGACCATAACCCCATACATGTGATTGGAGAAGTGGATGTTCCTCTCCTAATCTTAAATGCAGAGGATGATCCGGTATGCGTTAAAGAAAATGTGGAGGAAAACCTCCATTGGTTTGATCGTTTGCCAAAAACCATTCTTGTTAAGTTAAAACGTGGCTCTCATATTGCTTTTTTGGAAGGTCTTTCTGCAAAATCATGGTCAGACGAGCTCATCTGTGATTATTTTGAAAGGATGTTAGAGTTGTTTGATGAGAGATTTTAA
- a CDS encoding DUF2721 domain-containing protein, whose translation MKELSYNTPGLLFPAISLLMLAYTNRFFALASLVRQLLEKFRESQDTHVYYQIQNLQKRISLVRRSQAFGISSLIACILSLAWISWDNQIAWYLFGIALFLMVGSLAFALWEIQLSAKALEIEIQTVLGKWERGNA comes from the coding sequence ATGAAGGAACTTTCTTATAACACACCTGGTTTGCTCTTCCCTGCTATCTCCCTACTCATGCTTGCATACACAAATCGATTCTTTGCTCTAGCTTCCCTCGTCAGACAGCTGTTAGAAAAATTTCGTGAATCCCAAGATACTCATGTTTATTACCAAATCCAGAATTTACAAAAAAGAATCTCTCTTGTCCGAAGGTCCCAAGCCTTTGGAATTTCTAGTTTAATTGCCTGCATTCTTTCCCTTGCTTGGATCAGCTGGGACAACCAAATTGCTTGGTATTTGTTCGGAATTGCGCTCTTTTTGATGGTTGGTTCATTGGCCTTTGCTCTTTGGGAAATCCAACTCTCTGCAAAGGCTCTCGAAATTGAAATCCAAACTGTTTTGGGTAAATGGGAAAGAGGAAACGCCTAA
- a CDS encoding flagellar hook-basal body protein, which yields MIRGLYTGANGMISQQVRMDVVANNLANVDKTAFKRDTTVFKTFPEMLLHRFSEDGIGKTPMGSFDTSPVVGKLGFGAEVNEVYTRFEQGSVKKTDNHFDLMVQDQPGNEHPAFFTVLTNRGERLTRSGNFVLDKNGFVVTPQGFPLLGEKGPIRVNQGNFLVKENGEVYINGRIGRDPKDGTNVSENRYEEAELIDKLKIRTVENPRHLDKEGDSFYADTPESGEPSPFPERFAPQILQGFLEASNVSVVTEMVDMIEVNRAYEANSKTLQTQDSLLGRLFEVIR from the coding sequence ATGATACGTGGATTGTATACCGGTGCAAATGGAATGATTTCTCAGCAAGTGAGAATGGATGTGGTAGCCAACAACCTCGCGAATGTGGATAAAACCGCTTTCAAAAGGGACACAACTGTCTTTAAAACCTTCCCTGAGATGCTCTTACATAGATTTTCTGAGGATGGGATCGGAAAGACTCCTATGGGTTCCTTTGATACTTCTCCAGTCGTCGGCAAACTAGGATTTGGTGCTGAGGTTAACGAAGTGTACACACGTTTTGAGCAAGGTTCGGTCAAGAAAACGGACAACCATTTTGATTTAATGGTCCAAGACCAACCTGGAAATGAACACCCTGCCTTTTTTACCGTTTTGACGAACCGTGGTGAGCGTCTTACAAGAAGTGGTAATTTTGTTTTGGATAAAAATGGTTTTGTCGTCACGCCTCAAGGCTTTCCTTTACTCGGTGAGAAGGGCCCCATCCGAGTCAACCAAGGTAACTTTTTAGTGAAGGAAAATGGGGAAGTCTATATCAATGGTCGCATAGGCCGTGATCCAAAAGATGGAACCAATGTCAGTGAAAATAGATATGAAGAAGCTGAACTCATCGATAAGCTCAAGATTCGTACTGTCGAAAATCCAAGGCATTTAGATAAAGAAGGGGATTCTTTCTACGCAGACACCCCGGAATCGGGAGAACCAAGTCCATTTCCTGAACGATTTGCACCGCAAATTCTACAAGGTTTTTTGGAGGCTTCCAATGTATCTGTTGTGACAGAGATGGTCGATATGATTGAAGTCAACAGAGCTTATGAAGCGAATTCAAAGACCTTGCAGACGCAAGATAGTTTACTAGGACGATTGTTCGAAGTCATACGTTAA
- a CDS encoding RNA recognition motif domain-containing protein, translating to MKISIGNIPQSLTEDQLKDLLSPFGSTSHLTIKRDKITKVSLGFGSVEMDDTSAEKAIASLNGKEIDGKKIVLVNQEVLAKEQQSAGNQKNAPLNQKSPFGKSQGPSGGNTGVMRRGGQRGS from the coding sequence ATGAAGATATCGATTGGAAACATCCCGCAGTCGCTCACAGAAGACCAACTTAAGGATTTACTAAGCCCTTTTGGATCCACAAGCCATCTAACGATTAAACGAGACAAGATCACAAAAGTATCCTTGGGCTTCGGAAGTGTGGAAATGGACGATACCTCTGCAGAGAAGGCCATAGCTAGTCTCAACGGAAAGGAAATCGATGGAAAGAAGATCGTCCTTGTAAACCAAGAAGTACTAGCCAAAGAACAACAAAGCGCTGGTAACCAAAAAAATGCGCCATTAAACCAAAAATCACCTTTCGGCAAATCCCAAGGCCCCTCTGGCGGGAACACAGGAGTTATGAGGAGAGGTGGACAGAGAGGATCCTAG
- a CDS encoding ATP-grasp domain-containing protein translates to MKPLEGSFLSLGAGVNQLPLIDAAKARGLHVIAVDKNSGAPGFQKSDIRILESTSEYRKILHAMSRVPYTHVLRGVGSRSFGQAIHSTAYLAEKFKLPGNPPSAVDLYLDKKKLKSFLEARSIPVPKSFSFPTTATKTKKKEILLDFPLVAKPASGHAKKGIRVLANEGEWKAFAKQAKPEQWILEQKVEGKEVTVLGMVLSGKFHLLSLTDKITTSEPPFIEIAHISPSSSIEFSGELKMLCQAIIRHTGIVHGPFVAEFKITDGGECVLIEAAPEVGGEFLADELLKQHFSYSYFDDLLSVLIGEKPKLKFLQIGQKERSAIFFALSSQQEKTVKSHPILALESHETLFFQKELLPLGTSLIGKEGNQRRDFVFGVSTSEKIKAEDWVRSLLQRMN, encoded by the coding sequence TTGAAACCTCTGGAAGGAAGTTTTCTATCACTCGGTGCGGGTGTAAACCAGCTCCCACTCATTGATGCTGCCAAAGCCCGTGGTTTGCATGTCATAGCTGTTGACAAAAACTCGGGAGCACCCGGATTCCAAAAGAGTGATATACGAATTCTAGAATCTACATCAGAGTATAGAAAAATCCTCCATGCCATGAGCCGTGTACCCTATACACACGTTTTGCGAGGTGTTGGCTCCCGTTCCTTCGGTCAGGCTATACATTCCACTGCCTATCTAGCAGAAAAATTCAAATTGCCAGGAAATCCTCCGAGTGCCGTTGATCTTTATTTAGACAAAAAGAAACTCAAAAGTTTTTTAGAAGCACGTTCCATCCCAGTACCCAAGTCATTTTCCTTTCCAACAACGGCTACGAAGACCAAAAAAAAAGAAATCCTTTTAGATTTTCCTCTCGTCGCAAAACCAGCATCAGGTCATGCCAAAAAGGGCATCAGGGTCCTTGCCAACGAAGGAGAATGGAAGGCATTCGCTAAGCAGGCAAAACCAGAGCAGTGGATTTTAGAACAAAAGGTGGAAGGTAAGGAAGTCACCGTTTTGGGAATGGTGCTTTCTGGCAAATTTCACCTCCTTTCCCTGACAGACAAAATTACAACAAGTGAACCACCGTTTATCGAAATCGCACACATTAGCCCTTCTTCTTCTATTGAATTTAGCGGCGAACTGAAGATGTTATGCCAAGCTATTATCAGACACACTGGGATTGTCCACGGTCCATTTGTTGCAGAGTTTAAAATCACTGATGGCGGTGAATGTGTTTTGATCGAAGCCGCGCCAGAAGTAGGTGGAGAATTTTTAGCAGACGAACTTTTAAAACAACATTTTTCATATTCCTATTTTGATGATTTACTTTCCGTACTCATTGGTGAAAAACCAAAGTTAAAGTTTTTACAAATAGGACAAAAAGAACGCTCCGCTATTTTTTTTGCTCTCAGCTCTCAGCAAGAAAAGACAGTCAAAAGCCACCCTATCTTAGCATTAGAATCCCATGAAACTTTGTTTTTCCAAAAGGAACTCTTGCCCCTAGGGACAAGCCTAATAGGAAAGGAAGGAAACCAAAGAAGGGATTTTGTCTTTGGTGTTTCTACCAGTGAAAAAATAAAGGCTGAGGATTGGGTGAGAAGTTTACTCCAAAGAATGAATTGA
- a CDS encoding class I SAM-dependent methyltransferase — MSEVWDKHYQRGKSKLSYPDENLVRLLARIQTTKPLALDFGSGSGRHVPLLEELGFQVEIADASLVSVANLKNTFPEAKIYHTPNPPLPFQRECYGLIVSWGVFHYNKRDVANQMVSELKESLVPQGYLLGSVRANTDTHLALQDGKMQLEDLQGGYAETYSEEELRGLLSGFADVQLGYSERTPLGKLNERICHWFFLARKG, encoded by the coding sequence ATGTCGGAAGTCTGGGACAAACACTACCAGAGGGGAAAATCAAAATTATCCTATCCTGATGAAAATTTAGTCCGTTTGCTTGCACGTATACAAACAACAAAGCCATTGGCCTTGGATTTTGGGAGCGGAAGCGGACGGCATGTACCATTACTCGAAGAGCTCGGATTCCAAGTAGAAATTGCTGATGCCTCCCTGGTTTCTGTGGCAAATCTAAAGAATACTTTTCCAGAGGCAAAGATTTACCATACCCCAAACCCTCCCCTCCCTTTTCAGAGAGAATGCTATGGACTCATTGTATCTTGGGGAGTTTTTCATTATAACAAACGTGATGTGGCAAACCAAATGGTTAGCGAGCTCAAAGAATCATTGGTTCCCCAGGGCTATTTACTTGGCTCGGTGCGGGCAAATACGGACACTCACCTAGCGCTCCAAGATGGCAAGATGCAATTAGAAGATTTACAGGGAGGATACGCAGAAACCTATTCAGAGGAGGAACTGCGGGGCTTACTCAGCGGTTTTGCAGATGTCCAATTGGGTTATTCAGAAAGGACTCCCCTTGGAAAATTGAATGAGAGGATCTGCCATTGGTTTTTTTTGGCGAGGAAAGGATGA
- a CDS encoding class I SAM-dependent methyltransferase, with translation MNENLDLQKECPISTSSPCDWKFLYLSTGQYKDLSIYQCRTCGLQSQFPRQIQNTLYDENYYKGKAEYSYHDERQTERYHRYVWKARIENIFKHKSLPIHFLDVGSSFGGFLQQAKDMGCTVQGVEISSYAATYSQDRGIPTFCGTLIDAKFPDHSFDVITMVEVIEHLEQPNLHFAELSRIVKPGGLLLLQTANFEGWQAIREGSSYHYYMPGHVYYYSESNLKKILTQHGFTHFISYFGVDFSLFAKLKKSRGNFKKISDYFQWIRISWYHLKSKWKKNGRPLTSSFVLYAWKKK, from the coding sequence ATGAATGAGAATCTGGACTTACAAAAAGAATGCCCCATCTCAACATCGTCACCTTGTGATTGGAAGTTTTTGTATCTCTCCACTGGACAATACAAAGACCTAAGCATCTACCAATGTCGAACCTGTGGATTGCAAAGCCAATTTCCAAGACAAATCCAGAACACTCTTTACGATGAGAATTATTACAAAGGCAAAGCAGAATACAGCTACCACGATGAAAGGCAAACAGAAAGATACCATCGATATGTCTGGAAAGCTCGCATAGAGAACATTTTTAAACACAAATCTCTCCCCATACACTTCTTGGATGTCGGCTCCTCCTTTGGAGGATTTTTACAGCAAGCAAAAGATATGGGCTGTACGGTGCAAGGTGTCGAGATCTCAAGTTATGCGGCAACGTATTCCCAAGACCGAGGCATTCCCACATTTTGTGGAACTCTCATCGATGCAAAGTTTCCAGACCATTCCTTTGATGTGATCACAATGGTGGAAGTTATAGAGCACCTAGAACAGCCAAATCTCCATTTTGCCGAGCTAAGCCGAATCGTAAAGCCTGGAGGATTGTTGCTTTTGCAAACTGCAAATTTTGAAGGTTGGCAGGCCATACGAGAAGGTTCCTCATACCATTATTATATGCCAGGACATGTGTATTATTATTCAGAAAGCAATTTAAAAAAGATATTGACCCAACATGGATTTACGCATTTTATCTCTTACTTTGGCGTTGATTTTTCTCTATTTGCTAAATTGAAAAAGTCTAGGGGAAATTTCAAAAAAATCTCGGACTACTTCCAATGGATACGAATTTCCTGGTACCACCTTAAGTCCAAATGGAAGAAAAATGGCAGACCATTAACGTCTAGTTTTGTTTTATACGCTTGGAAAAAAAAGTAG
- a CDS encoding YhjD/YihY/BrkB family envelope integrity protein has product MKAVFENPFLVRITKIPEERGWKRKFVLALRVLLVSVHRFNVDDCLMKASGLAYTTIVTLVPTLTVVVALLTVASGIQGRQDEIYDEVNSFLLKNNIQFDISPYWETLSDIINTASQIGAVGFIVFIFSATAVLRSLEKTFHSIWKIDLHRSFISKFVLYFFLISFGPLLFLVGKGLTDQLADSIRAPHLKSIVKTEMGEIWVAGEKGNIGRLNDLKSKIKFIPYDTIDFENLLCIDFSGIEKGTCKVPNVSKENFFRIRALGENLYAMSEEGTLLISDDHGGTWDIHSFKNLSIKDFGVSNDSTIFILTEDTRTLRYDIGSALTELRRFTEKGIKPFKIRFFGDKDGFILDREGRIWKTVDGGTNFTFQVISKKSLNDIFFLNRNVGFVVGDDGAIFKTKDGGNNWIDLSHKKFSYERVWAFLSPKKQDFDVFVLNNVGEIILSEDEGLNWTIAYKPKGGAILDLLHLRSESLISGLSSDESPEEEIEVTETKEEPETLSKLNADMLGILGVGEYNKIIRIENDDNGKPIWKKYQGGLRFFSLYTLLKFIVPFFGVWIFFVLLYSIIPNTKVPIKASFLGAAITGLILILFFWGFLNIYITSFTEKTMIIYKALAAIPILLLTIYSVALIILFGAEITATLQFPDRYLLPRHPFESMDTFVKHELYHTIRFLGLVYWEQETKGKLIQTKQIRKDLLLPEADINQIQTRLEQAQLISVSESGGIAPVKLKEQLSLLELYEKTVSVSFSAPTETKASSETLVKSLVSLEEKVRDHLKGITIKDLST; this is encoded by the coding sequence ATGAAAGCTGTGTTTGAAAATCCTTTCTTAGTTCGGATTACGAAGATCCCCGAGGAGAGAGGTTGGAAACGTAAATTTGTTTTGGCACTTCGTGTGCTTCTTGTTTCTGTCCATAGGTTCAATGTAGATGATTGTTTGATGAAGGCTTCTGGTTTGGCCTACACGACTATTGTAACTTTGGTTCCCACTCTTACCGTTGTTGTTGCCCTTCTCACCGTTGCCTCTGGTATCCAAGGCAGACAGGATGAAATCTATGATGAAGTCAATAGCTTTCTATTAAAGAATAATATCCAATTTGACATCAGTCCCTATTGGGAAACCCTTTCTGACATCATCAACACTGCCTCTCAGATTGGAGCTGTTGGGTTTATCGTCTTTATTTTTTCAGCAACGGCAGTTTTGCGATCCCTGGAAAAGACCTTCCATTCTATCTGGAAAATCGACCTCCACAGAAGTTTCATTAGTAAATTTGTTTTGTATTTTTTTCTCATAAGTTTTGGTCCACTGCTTTTCCTCGTAGGGAAAGGCCTCACAGACCAACTAGCAGATAGTATACGAGCACCTCACTTAAAATCCATCGTTAAGACTGAAATGGGTGAGATATGGGTTGCCGGTGAAAAAGGAAATATCGGAAGATTAAATGATCTAAAATCTAAAATAAAATTCATTCCGTACGATACAATCGATTTTGAAAACCTTCTTTGCATTGACTTCTCAGGGATTGAAAAAGGTACCTGTAAGGTTCCAAATGTTTCCAAAGAGAATTTTTTTCGGATCCGCGCACTTGGCGAGAACCTCTATGCCATGTCAGAAGAAGGAACCTTACTCATCTCAGATGACCATGGAGGTACTTGGGATATACATTCCTTCAAAAATTTAAGCATCAAGGACTTTGGCGTATCCAATGATTCGACTATTTTTATCCTCACAGAGGATACGAGAACCTTACGCTATGATATCGGTTCTGCACTCACAGAGCTTCGACGATTCACAGAAAAGGGCATCAAACCTTTTAAGATCAGATTTTTTGGAGACAAAGATGGTTTTATCTTAGACCGAGAAGGTCGTATTTGGAAGACAGTCGATGGAGGAACCAACTTCACCTTCCAAGTAATCTCAAAGAAATCTTTGAATGATATCTTCTTTTTAAATCGAAATGTAGGATTCGTTGTTGGTGACGATGGTGCCATTTTCAAAACAAAAGATGGAGGGAATAACTGGATAGACCTCAGCCACAAAAAGTTTTCCTATGAACGTGTTTGGGCTTTTTTATCTCCCAAAAAACAAGATTTTGATGTCTTTGTTTTGAATAACGTAGGTGAAATCATCCTCTCCGAAGATGAAGGATTGAACTGGACCATCGCCTATAAGCCTAAAGGTGGAGCAATCCTAGACTTATTGCATCTAAGGTCTGAGTCACTCATATCTGGACTCTCCTCTGATGAAAGTCCCGAAGAAGAAATAGAAGTCACCGAAACCAAAGAGGAACCAGAAACCTTAAGTAAACTCAACGCAGATATGTTGGGTATATTAGGAGTAGGCGAATACAATAAAATCATTCGCATCGAAAATGATGACAATGGAAAGCCAATTTGGAAAAAATACCAAGGGGGCTTACGTTTCTTTTCTCTCTATACACTTCTAAAATTCATAGTGCCATTTTTTGGAGTATGGATTTTCTTTGTACTTCTCTATTCCATCATTCCCAATACAAAGGTGCCTATCAAAGCTTCCTTTTTGGGTGCTGCCATCACTGGTTTGATTTTGATACTCTTTTTCTGGGGGTTTTTGAATATCTACATCACCTCATTTACAGAAAAGACAATGATTATCTACAAAGCACTGGCAGCGATTCCGATCTTACTTCTCACGATTTATTCTGTTGCCTTAATCATTCTGTTTGGAGCAGAGATCACAGCAACCTTACAATTCCCAGATCGTTACCTTCTCCCCCGCCATCCTTTTGAATCGATGGATACCTTTGTAAAACACGAACTTTACCACACGATTCGATTTCTTGGATTGGTCTATTGGGAACAGGAAACCAAAGGTAAGCTAATCCAAACCAAACAGATCCGAAAGGACCTACTTCTTCCTGAAGCGGACATCAACCAAATCCAAACCAGATTGGAGCAAGCCCAATTGATCTCTGTTTCTGAATCAGGAGGCATAGCGCCTGTTAAGCTGAAAGAACAACTCAGTTTATTGGAATTGTATGAAAAGACAGTTTCCGTTTCTTTTTCTGCTCCGACAGAAACAAAAGCCTCCTCAGAAACTTTGGTAAAATCTCTCGTGAGCCTCGAAGAAAAGGTCCGAGACCACTTAAAGGGAATTACAATCAAAGACCTTTCAACTTAA
- a CDS encoding rod-binding protein, with protein MDIFSINDYSSRISRSREDQILKSISKEGKFSEPTTQSNFEALIKERQDLMGKVSSSSLSVPLNIKEEISSDPYRKKLYDASVEFESVFVKMMLKEMKNSVHKEKLIDGGYAEEIFEDMLYDEYAKNISKNESLGLAEEIYKQMSVHLPKSRSNPYS; from the coding sequence ATGGATATATTTTCAATCAATGACTATAGCTCTCGGATTTCCAGATCTCGGGAAGACCAAATCTTAAAGAGTATTTCCAAAGAAGGGAAGTTTTCTGAGCCCACTACCCAGTCGAACTTTGAGGCATTGATAAAAGAAAGACAAGACCTCATGGGAAAAGTTTCGTCCAGCTCTCTCTCTGTGCCACTCAATATCAAAGAAGAAATTTCTAGCGATCCATATCGAAAAAAACTTTATGACGCGAGTGTAGAGTTTGAATCGGTTTTTGTGAAAATGATGCTCAAAGAAATGAAGAATAGCGTCCACAAAGAAAAACTCATCGATGGTGGATATGCAGAAGAGATTTTTGAAGATATGCTCTATGATGAGTATGCTAAAAATATTTCAAAGAATGAATCTCTTGGCCTTGCAGAGGAGATTTACAAACAGATGTCTGTGCATCTCCCCAAATCAAGATCAAATCCCTATTCTTAA
- a CDS encoding flagellar basal body P-ring protein FlgI, whose amino-acid sequence MKSQTMTHLRRSLTILFFLTVHSLTAVEIKLKDIAKINAIRENQVTGFGLVVGLNGTGDTKNPLTEEALQNYLSGLGVNTKKSMREARNTASVLITAYIPVNLKNGDKVDVIVSSVGDARSLEGGVLLQSPLKAGNGDTIAVASGVLIFGGKDKKSKGLGDKKSGSNTGLIPGGAILEKALDNPPIVNQIKVSLLERDYSTLNAIVEAITNNLSVNPEVISGTEIIVPVPQAREGQAPKIDLAFLAKLENLTVTPESVARVVINERTGTIVMGANIAIDEVAVSQSGLTLQIANQNKMRYFFPMPESEKGESVFMIKEATQVSDVVAALNKVGASTKDIISILEALKKQGALKAELIIQ is encoded by the coding sequence ATGAAATCCCAAACGATGACCCACCTAAGACGCAGTCTAACAATCCTTTTTTTCCTTACGGTGCATTCTCTTACTGCTGTTGAGATCAAATTAAAAGATATCGCGAAAATCAATGCCATTCGAGAAAACCAGGTAACAGGTTTTGGTCTGGTTGTGGGACTAAACGGAACCGGTGATACAAAAAATCCTCTGACCGAAGAGGCTCTACAAAATTATCTATCTGGTCTTGGGGTAAATACAAAGAAATCGATGCGAGAAGCTAGAAATACAGCAAGTGTTCTCATCACCGCATACATTCCTGTGAATCTCAAAAATGGCGATAAGGTAGATGTCATCGTCTCCTCTGTGGGGGATGCACGTTCATTGGAAGGTGGAGTTCTTTTGCAGTCGCCCTTAAAAGCCGGGAATGGGGACACCATTGCTGTTGCTTCCGGAGTTTTGATCTTTGGTGGAAAAGATAAAAAATCGAAAGGCCTTGGTGATAAAAAATCAGGATCTAACACTGGATTGATTCCAGGCGGAGCCATTTTGGAAAAGGCTTTAGATAATCCTCCGATTGTGAACCAAATAAAGGTCTCGCTCTTGGAAAGAGACTATTCTACTTTAAACGCCATCGTGGAAGCGATCACAAACAATTTATCTGTCAATCCCGAGGTAATTTCGGGAACAGAAATCATTGTTCCGGTTCCGCAAGCAAGGGAAGGCCAAGCACCAAAGATAGATTTGGCGTTTTTAGCAAAACTAGAAAATTTAACCGTTACACCAGAATCAGTTGCAAGGGTTGTCATCAATGAAAGGACGGGAACAATAGTGATGGGTGCCAATATCGCTATTGATGAAGTAGCGGTCTCACAATCAGGTTTGACACTCCAAATTGCAAACCAAAACAAAATGAGATATTTTTTCCCTATGCCGGAATCAGAGAAAGGTGAGTCCGTGTTTATGATCAAAGAGGCAACCCAAGTTTCAGATGTTGTTGCTGCTTTGAATAAAGTTGGGGCAAGTACAAAAGACATCATTTCGATCTTGGAAGCTTTGAAAAAACAAGGAGCCCTAAAGGCTGAACTCATCATTCAGTGA